From the genome of Naumannella halotolerans, one region includes:
- a CDS encoding HNH endonuclease has protein sequence MSGVLVLNADNTALHTVSVKHAIGMLVREVAIVEQAREGAVIGPYPWPLVLRLVRYVKTAFLYSRAPGWTKRGVLRRDRHRCAYCGAHASTVDHLQPVSRGGQNTWLNTVAACGPCNARKANRTPREAGMSLAWKATVPTRASLVR, from the coding sequence ATGAGTGGTGTGCTGGTTCTGAACGCCGACAACACCGCATTGCACACGGTGTCGGTGAAGCATGCGATCGGGATGCTGGTCCGCGAGGTCGCGATCGTCGAACAGGCCCGCGAGGGGGCGGTGATCGGACCGTACCCGTGGCCGCTGGTGCTACGGCTGGTCCGGTACGTGAAGACGGCCTTCCTCTATTCCCGGGCCCCGGGGTGGACCAAGCGTGGGGTGTTGCGCCGGGACCGGCACCGCTGTGCCTACTGCGGTGCCCACGCCTCGACCGTCGACCACCTGCAACCGGTCTCGCGCGGCGGCCAGAACACCTGGTTGAACACCGTGGCGGCCTGCGGTCCATGCAATGCCCGGAAGGCGAACCGGACACCGCGGGAGGCCGGGATGAGCCTGGCCTGGAAGGCGACCGTACCGACCCGGGCTTCGCTGGTCCGCTGA
- the metW gene encoding methionine biosynthesis protein MetW has translation MNHIGLRQDLQLLAELVPNDSRVLDLGCGPGDLLVHLRDHHGCRITGVEIDPDAVLQAIWAGVPVLERDVDDHVGHFGTDSYDVVILSKTLQVIGQPAEVLGQMSRIAPTMIVSVPNFGLWRHRLRLLRGRMPMSRELPYAWYNTPNIHHATIVDLEDFFADVGLRIKRRIILDEQGRQRDWSTKVANLRAGSAVYELTR, from the coding sequence ATGAACCACATCGGTCTGCGCCAGGACCTGCAACTGCTGGCCGAACTGGTCCCCAACGACTCCCGGGTGCTCGACCTCGGCTGCGGCCCGGGTGACCTGCTGGTGCACCTGCGGGACCATCACGGCTGCCGGATCACCGGTGTGGAGATCGATCCGGACGCGGTGCTGCAGGCGATCTGGGCCGGCGTACCGGTGCTGGAGCGTGACGTGGATGATCATGTCGGTCACTTCGGCACCGACTCCTACGATGTGGTGATCCTGTCCAAGACCCTGCAGGTGATCGGGCAACCGGCCGAGGTGCTGGGGCAGATGAGCCGGATCGCGCCGACCATGATCGTCTCGGTGCCGAACTTCGGCCTCTGGCGGCACCGTCTGCGGCTGCTCCGCGGCCGGATGCCGATGTCGCGGGAACTGCCCTACGCGTGGTACAACACGCCCAACATCCACCACGCGACGATCGTCGACCTGGAGGACTTCTTCGCCGATGTCGGGTTGCGGATCAAACGCCGGATCATCCTCGACGAACAGGGACGCCAACGCGACTGGTCGACCAAGGTGGCCAACCTGCGCGCCGGCTCGGCAGTCTACGAACTGACCCGCTGA
- the metX gene encoding homoserine O-acetyltransferase MetX, whose product MPTVRLYDADQPLTLASGQQLELVDVAYTTHGTLNETGDNAVFICHALTGDAQVIGPRTDGRPGWWETMVGPGKPIDTDRYFVICPNLLGGCQGTTGPSCAREDGGEIWGLDFPLLQMADFVTVHRALAAHLGVRRLHAAVGGSLGGMQVLQWALDHPQDLRHAVIIAASSRLTAQNIAFSAVAREAILRDPGFASGRYGETGSVPSTGLSIARMMAHITYLSEEAMSEKFGRRFQSPGRTGGGFGIDFAVESYLAHQATSFLNRFDALSYLYLSRVMDYFDPFATEGVAARAAEVGTDFCVISFDSDWRFDTGHSLRIVDQLLDSGASVTFREIPSPWGHDSFLLDVDRYQDTVRAFLSHHGPEEDGGGV is encoded by the coding sequence GTGCCGACGGTCCGCCTCTACGATGCCGACCAGCCGTTGACCCTGGCCAGTGGTCAGCAGCTGGAGCTCGTTGACGTCGCCTACACCACCCACGGCACACTGAACGAGACCGGTGACAACGCCGTCTTCATCTGTCACGCCCTGACCGGTGATGCCCAGGTCATCGGGCCCCGCACCGATGGCCGGCCCGGCTGGTGGGAGACCATGGTCGGGCCGGGCAAACCGATCGACACCGACCGCTACTTCGTGATCTGCCCGAACCTGCTCGGCGGTTGCCAGGGGACCACCGGTCCGTCCTGTGCCCGCGAGGACGGTGGCGAGATCTGGGGGCTGGACTTCCCGCTGCTGCAGATGGCCGATTTCGTCACCGTCCACCGGGCCCTGGCCGCCCATCTCGGGGTACGCAGACTGCACGCCGCCGTCGGTGGTTCACTCGGCGGGATGCAGGTGCTGCAGTGGGCGCTGGACCATCCCCAGGATCTGCGGCATGCGGTGATCATCGCCGCCTCCAGCCGGCTGACCGCACAGAACATCGCCTTCTCCGCGGTCGCCCGGGAGGCGATCCTGCGCGATCCCGGCTTCGCCAGCGGACGGTACGGGGAGACCGGCAGCGTACCCTCGACCGGTCTGTCCATCGCCCGGATGATGGCGCACATCACCTACCTGTCGGAGGAGGCGATGTCGGAGAAGTTCGGTCGCCGGTTCCAGAGCCCGGGGCGCACCGGCGGTGGCTTCGGCATCGACTTCGCCGTCGAGTCCTACCTGGCCCACCAGGCGACCAGCTTCCTGAATCGCTTCGACGCCTTGTCCTATCTCTACCTGTCCCGGGTGATGGACTACTTCGACCCCTTCGCCACCGAAGGGGTGGCCGCCCGGGCCGCCGAGGTCGGTACGGACTTCTGCGTCATCTCCTTCGACTCCGACTGGCGCTTCGACACCGGGCACTCACTGCGGATCGTCGACCAGTTGCTCGACAGCGGTGCCTCGGTCACCTTCCGGGAGATCCCCTCACCGTGGGGACATGACTCCTTCCTGCTCGATGTCGACCGCTACCAGGACACCGTCCGGGCCTTCCTCAGCCATCACGGGCCCGAAGAGGACGGGGGAGGGGTATGA
- the thpR gene encoding RNA 2',3'-cyclic phosphodiesterase → MGLRLFVAAQLSEPVQQHLLTFVEPRMGADERLRWSPPEQWHLTTAFFGDVAERVVEPLIEELAAAVARSAPFEARLRGAGFFGRPEAARVLWLAVDPGAEELSALSRRTRNAGSRVGADPDGAAFTAHLTLARARQRFEVGRWLGILQTYSGPVFEISELLLFSSRLHSTGARHEVLARLPLAGHGTGATGSTH, encoded by the coding sequence ATGGGTCTACGTCTGTTCGTCGCCGCCCAGTTGTCCGAACCGGTGCAGCAGCATCTGCTCACCTTCGTCGAACCCCGGATGGGTGCCGATGAACGGTTGCGCTGGTCCCCGCCGGAGCAGTGGCATCTGACGACCGCCTTCTTCGGCGATGTGGCCGAACGCGTGGTCGAACCGCTGATCGAGGAGCTGGCCGCCGCGGTGGCCAGGTCGGCGCCCTTCGAGGCCCGACTGCGCGGTGCCGGCTTCTTCGGCCGGCCCGAAGCGGCCAGGGTGCTGTGGCTGGCAGTCGATCCGGGAGCCGAGGAACTGTCGGCGCTGAGCCGCCGTACCCGCAATGCCGGCAGCCGAGTCGGCGCCGATCCCGACGGTGCCGCCTTCACCGCCCACCTGACCCTGGCCCGGGCTCGTCAGCGGTTCGAGGTCGGTCGATGGCTGGGCATCCTGCAGACCTACTCCGGCCCGGTCTTCGAGATCTCCGAACTGCTGCTGTTCAGCTCCCGGTTGCACAGCACCGGCGCCCGACACGAAGTGCTCGCCCGGCTGCCCCTGGCAGGCCACGGCACCGGCGCCACCGGTTCCACACACTGA
- a CDS encoding cation diffusion facilitator family transporter — protein MAEIADNPGADPHPTGSDPAPAVTAPAGQNESTRTVIIAFVANAVVAIAKSVAAAITGSASMLAEAAHSWADTGNEIFLLIADRRSRRPRDRSHPLGYGREAYVWSMFAGFGLFTVGAVVSIANGVDALLNPEAASDFVINYIVIGIAFVLEGTSFRQALKEARTESDLAHVSVGEVINHTSVPTLRAVFVEDFGALLGLAVALLGNIAHQVTGSSLPDAIGSILIGLLLAVMAIFLIERNREFLVGQSVPPRVFNAALAELRARPEVDRVSYLHCSFVGPRQIYLIAAVDLVGNAPEASLAVRLRSLEADLEQRPTIADVVLTLSLPDAPEVEPRPLTRSRRR, from the coding sequence ATGGCAGAGATCGCTGACAATCCCGGTGCCGACCCGCACCCGACGGGATCGGATCCCGCCCCGGCGGTCACAGCACCTGCCGGGCAGAACGAGAGCACCCGCACCGTGATCATCGCCTTCGTGGCCAATGCGGTGGTCGCCATCGCCAAGTCCGTGGCGGCGGCGATCACCGGTTCGGCTTCGATGCTGGCCGAGGCCGCGCACTCCTGGGCCGACACCGGCAACGAGATCTTCCTGCTGATCGCCGACCGGCGCAGCCGCCGGCCACGGGATCGGTCCCATCCGCTCGGTTACGGCCGCGAAGCCTATGTCTGGTCGATGTTCGCCGGGTTCGGTCTGTTCACCGTCGGTGCCGTGGTGTCGATCGCCAATGGTGTGGACGCGCTGCTGAACCCCGAGGCCGCCTCCGACTTCGTGATCAACTACATCGTGATCGGCATCGCCTTCGTGCTCGAGGGGACCTCGTTCCGGCAGGCGCTGAAGGAGGCGCGAACCGAGAGCGACCTGGCCCATGTCTCAGTCGGCGAGGTGATCAACCACACCTCGGTGCCGACCCTGCGGGCGGTCTTCGTCGAGGACTTCGGGGCGCTGCTCGGCCTGGCGGTGGCGTTGCTCGGCAACATCGCCCACCAGGTGACCGGCAGCTCGTTGCCGGATGCGATCGGCTCGATCCTGATCGGCCTGTTGCTGGCGGTGATGGCGATCTTCCTGATCGAACGCAACCGGGAATTCCTGGTCGGTCAGTCCGTGCCGCCGCGGGTGTTCAATGCCGCGCTGGCCGAGCTCCGGGCCCGCCCGGAGGTCGATCGCGTGAGCTACCTGCACTGCTCCTTCGTCGGGCCCCGGCAGATCTACCTGATCGCCGCCGTCGACCTGGTCGGCAATGCTCCCGAGGCCTCCCTGGCGGTACGACTGCGCTCCCTGGAGGCCGATCTGGAGCAACGTCCGACGATCGCCGATGTGGTCCTCACCCTGTCCCTGCCCGATGCCCCCGAGGTCGAGCCGCGACCGCTGACCCGCAGCCGCCGCCGCTGA
- a CDS encoding metal-dependent transcriptional regulator, giving the protein MDVSELTPVAQDYLKVIWSATEWGGGPVTTKALAARHDTSAAAVTDTMKRLAAQGLINYQPYRPVSLTPLGERLAVEMVRRHRLLETFLAEHLGYGWDEVHDEAERLEHAVSATFVERIDRALGRPTTDPHGDPIPTSTGDLPDYRSQVLAQMPAGRYRISRVSDHDAEQLSQLAGAGLLPGRELELASASGANPSLQVRVGGDVVELSAAERELIWVIPVED; this is encoded by the coding sequence ATGGACGTCTCCGAGCTGACCCCGGTTGCCCAGGACTATCTGAAGGTCATCTGGTCGGCCACCGAATGGGGCGGCGGGCCGGTCACGACCAAGGCACTGGCCGCCCGTCACGACACCTCGGCAGCCGCCGTCACCGACACCATGAAGCGGCTGGCCGCCCAGGGATTGATCAACTACCAGCCGTACCGTCCGGTGAGCCTGACCCCGCTCGGCGAACGGCTGGCGGTCGAGATGGTACGCCGGCACCGGCTGCTGGAGACCTTCCTGGCCGAACACCTCGGGTACGGCTGGGACGAGGTGCACGACGAGGCCGAGCGCCTGGAACATGCGGTCTCGGCCACCTTCGTCGAACGCATCGACCGCGCCCTCGGCCGACCCACCACCGACCCCCACGGGGACCCGATCCCGACCAGCACCGGTGACCTGCCGGACTACCGGTCGCAGGTGCTGGCCCAGATGCCCGCCGGTAGATACCGGATCAGCCGGGTCAGTGATCACGACGCCGAGCAGCTGAGCCAGTTGGCCGGGGCGGGCCTGCTGCCGGGCCGGGAGTTGGAACTGGCATCGGCCAGCGGCGCGAACCCCTCGCTGCAGGTACGGGTGGGTGGCGATGTCGTCGAGCTCTCCGCTGCCGAGCGTGAGCTGATCTGGGTGATTCCGGTCGAGGACTGA
- a CDS encoding Nramp family divalent metal transporter, translating into MRKTEHRVRGPLLLGPAFVAAVAYVDPGNVAANLTAGATLGYLLVWVLVLAGLMAAVVQYLSAKLGLVTGRTLPELMRDRLPGWARLPYWAQAELIAAATDVAEVIGGALALYLLFGLPLPVGGLIIGIASMGLLVLQTRRRQRIFEAVIITLLGVIVVGFLAGLFVSPPDWGQVAGGLVPRFAGSESVLLAASMLGATVMPHVIYLHSALTRDRHGVELSKPRILEILRATRWDVGLSLTVAGGVNVAMLLLAAGSLRGVGGTDTITGAHAAIVSHLGATVGVIFAIGLLASGLASTAVGAYAGSAIMGGLLHRRVPVVVRRLVTLVPALIILLLGADPTWTLVISQVILSFGIPFAVIPLLLLTSDRELMGQFVNRLATKLIGIVISVVICTLNVVLIVLTVTGTG; encoded by the coding sequence GTGAGGAAAACCGAGCACCGGGTTCGCGGACCACTCCTGCTCGGACCTGCCTTCGTCGCAGCGGTCGCCTATGTCGACCCGGGCAATGTCGCGGCCAACCTGACTGCGGGAGCGACCCTGGGCTACCTGCTGGTCTGGGTCCTGGTGCTGGCCGGCCTGATGGCTGCGGTGGTGCAGTACCTGTCGGCGAAGCTCGGACTGGTCACCGGGCGGACCCTGCCCGAACTGATGCGCGACCGGCTGCCGGGCTGGGCGCGGCTGCCGTACTGGGCCCAGGCCGAGTTGATCGCCGCGGCGACCGACGTGGCCGAGGTGATCGGTGGTGCGCTGGCCCTGTACCTGCTCTTCGGGCTGCCACTGCCGGTCGGCGGACTGATCATCGGCATCGCCTCGATGGGGCTGCTCGTGCTGCAGACACGACGGCGTCAACGCATCTTCGAGGCCGTGATCATCACCCTGCTCGGGGTGATCGTGGTCGGCTTCCTCGCCGGGCTGTTCGTTTCGCCACCCGATTGGGGACAGGTCGCCGGGGGTCTCGTACCACGGTTCGCCGGATCGGAATCGGTGCTGCTGGCCGCCAGCATGCTCGGGGCCACGGTGATGCCGCACGTGATCTACCTCCACTCCGCCCTCACCCGGGACCGTCACGGGGTCGAACTGAGCAAGCCCCGGATCCTGGAGATCCTGCGGGCCACCCGCTGGGACGTCGGGCTGTCGCTGACCGTCGCCGGCGGGGTGAACGTCGCCATGCTGCTGCTCGCCGCCGGCAGTCTGCGCGGGGTCGGTGGTACCGACACGATCACCGGCGCCCACGCTGCGATCGTCTCCCATCTGGGCGCGACCGTCGGGGTGATCTTCGCGATCGGCCTGCTTGCCTCCGGGCTGGCCTCGACGGCGGTCGGCGCCTATGCCGGTTCGGCGATCATGGGCGGCCTGTTGCACCGGAGGGTCCCGGTGGTGGTCCGGCGACTGGTCACGCTGGTCCCGGCGTTGATCATCCTGCTGCTGGGAGCCGATCCGACCTGGACCCTGGTGATCAGTCAGGTGATCCTCAGCTTCGGCATCCCGTTCGCGGTGATCCCGCTGCTGTTGCTGACCTCGGACCGGGAGCTGATGGGCCAGTTCGTGAACCGGTTGGCGACCAAGCTGATCGGCATCGTGATCTCGGTCGTCATCTGCACCCTGAACGTCGTGCTGATCGTCCTCACCGTCACCGGTACGGGTTAG
- a CDS encoding long-chain fatty acid--CoA ligase has translation MKSTMQEVDLTIGSILQHGTVVHHDSEVVTATADGTRSQSYGGLGARAAQLANALRALGISGDDRVGTFQWNNAEHLEAYLAIPSMGAVLHTLNIRLFPEQLVYVANHAEDKVIIVDDSLVPLLAPQLAQMTTVNHVLVAGPDAAAADLDSLRASGKQVLIYDDLLAEQPTSFDWPEVDERSAAAMCYTSGTTGNPKGVVYSHRSAWLHSQAACTGNVAGLTFADRVLPIVPMFHANSWGLAYAALMSGASLCMPDRWLQAEPLTRFMNASLPTVSGAVPTIWNDVLLYLDQHPELAPKSLRLILCGGSAVPVSLQKALLDRHGLLVKQAWGMTETSPLASVSGEPLGVEGEEIWAYRGLQGRPLVGVQARIVADDGSVLPADGVSVGELEVRGPWVTATYYNSDDPEVAEKFDNGWLRTGDVGSLDRYHHISLSDRAKDVIKSGGEWISSVDLENALMGHPSVKEAAVIGIPDEKWQERPLAAVVLKEGASATPEELRNHLAESFAKWQLPDAFSFIPAVPRTSVGKFDKKVIRKQYNSGELLVDQP, from the coding sequence ATGAAGAGCACGATGCAAGAGGTCGATCTGACGATCGGTTCGATCCTGCAGCACGGGACGGTTGTCCACCACGATTCCGAGGTGGTCACAGCCACCGCCGACGGTACGCGTTCGCAGTCCTACGGCGGACTGGGCGCCCGGGCCGCGCAGCTGGCCAATGCCCTGCGGGCACTGGGTATTTCCGGCGACGACCGGGTGGGCACGTTCCAGTGGAACAATGCCGAGCATCTCGAGGCCTACCTGGCGATCCCGTCGATGGGCGCGGTCCTGCACACCCTGAACATCCGGTTGTTCCCCGAGCAGTTGGTCTATGTGGCCAACCACGCCGAGGACAAGGTGATCATCGTCGATGATTCGCTGGTGCCGCTGCTGGCGCCGCAGTTGGCGCAGATGACGACGGTGAACCACGTCCTGGTCGCCGGCCCGGATGCCGCAGCCGCCGATCTGGATTCGCTGCGTGCCAGTGGCAAGCAGGTGTTGATCTATGACGACCTGTTGGCCGAGCAGCCCACCTCCTTCGATTGGCCCGAGGTCGACGAGCGTTCGGCCGCAGCCATGTGTTACACCTCGGGTACCACCGGCAACCCGAAGGGTGTGGTCTACAGCCACCGTTCGGCCTGGTTGCATTCCCAGGCTGCCTGCACCGGCAATGTCGCCGGCCTGACCTTCGCCGACCGGGTGCTGCCGATCGTGCCGATGTTCCACGCCAACTCGTGGGGACTGGCCTATGCGGCACTGATGAGTGGCGCCTCGCTGTGCATGCCCGATCGCTGGCTGCAGGCCGAACCGCTGACCCGGTTCATGAACGCCAGCCTGCCGACGGTCTCCGGTGCCGTGCCGACCATCTGGAACGATGTCCTGCTCTACCTCGATCAGCACCCCGAGCTGGCGCCGAAGTCGCTGCGGCTGATCCTCTGCGGCGGTTCGGCGGTGCCGGTGAGCCTGCAGAAGGCGCTGCTCGATCGGCACGGATTGTTGGTCAAGCAGGCGTGGGGGATGACCGAGACCTCGCCCCTGGCCTCGGTCTCCGGCGAGCCCCTGGGAGTGGAAGGGGAGGAGATCTGGGCCTATCGCGGTCTGCAGGGACGACCGCTGGTCGGTGTGCAGGCGCGGATCGTCGCCGACGACGGCAGTGTGCTGCCGGCCGACGGAGTCTCGGTCGGCGAGTTGGAGGTCCGTGGCCCCTGGGTGACCGCGACCTACTACAACAGCGACGATCCGGAGGTGGCGGAGAAGTTCGACAACGGCTGGCTGCGTACCGGTGATGTCGGCAGCCTCGACCGCTACCACCACATCAGCCTCAGCGACCGGGCGAAGGACGTGATCAAGTCCGGTGGCGAGTGGATCTCCTCGGTGGATCTGGAGAACGCCCTGATGGGTCATCCGTCGGTGAAGGAGGCCGCGGTGATCGGTATTCCGGACGAGAAGTGGCAGGAGCGGCCGCTGGCCGCCGTGGTGCTGAAGGAGGGGGCCAGCGCCACACCGGAGGAGTTGCGCAACCACCTGGCCGAGAGCTTCGCCAAGTGGCAGTTGCCGGATGCCTTCAGCTTCATCCCGGCAGTACCGCGTACCTCGGTCGGCAAGTTCGACAAGAAGGTGATCCGCAAGCAGTACAACTCCGGGGAGCTACTGGTCGACCAGCCCTGA